AAGactgtttatttatctgttaGTTCCCGTTCATTGGGCGGTTAAAAATTAATCTGTAATATTCTAAAggacaaataaaaaagtgtaaaacaaatacataactAAATACCTTAGTTTCATGTGGGTGTATTCGTAAGTTGGAAAGCAaatctgtcataaaaaaatgaccaaTTGAGATATTCTTTCTAAAGATAATGATTATGAATAAGCTGACATGGTTTGGATGAAAAATAACTAATACAGTTTCTTTTAGACAGAATTGGACAGCTTACGTCCAGGCATTTTCAAGATCGGTACAGTAATGTAATCCATGTTTAAGAACattaataaaagttgtttttgcaccatccttatttaaataatgaattaaaaatttagtaaaaatatatatatatatatatactgcaaaaatgtaaatatataaatgtatatatacaaaaatgtccCTTTAAAAGgagtaaatgtattaaaatacagtaatgtgtgttttttgttgttgaaagaacataaaacatttatttataattcatttacaatagtcacaaagacttttttttttttgcatcttccttacctcatttgtacgtcgctttggataaaagcgtctgctaaatgactaaatgtaaatgtatttaaataatgatttaaaaattttacatacatacatatttatatatatattctccaAACATGCATGTCACTGTCTGCTGTGTcactttacaaaaaataagatAACTTATTTCAGTACAtaaatttataattgtttacaGAATGTAAAGATTTGTTCTTCATTGTTGTAGAAGGTCATGGTCGCTCTTGCTGTAATTAAGGAAATGGAGCCAGAAAGAAACATGGATAGAAATCGTAAGATTGTTTGTAAAGGAAATATGATAACTCATGATAAACAatattatgtatgtttgtaaaaatgcatgtgaaatatgtatgtaaaaatgcaaaagtgtTTACCTGCATCTTGCCATATATCCACATTAAAAGTTGCCCTACGTCAGTGTAGACTCCTGGATTGTTGGGCTTTCCACAGCCATTTCCCCAACTTGTTATGCCTGCGAGATACCATTTGTCATCAACTTTACATACCAGTGGACCTCCACTGTCCCCCTGGAGAGAGAGGGTgatagaaaaagaagaaaatataccAAATAAACTAAGAAAAAGCATATGAAACGGTGCAAAGTtcaaaatgcaatacaatattGTACCAAAAGGTGGCATCATTCGTACGCTTTTGAATATGAGAAGGCGTCTAACCTGACAGGAGTCTTTCCCTCCCTTAAGATCTCCTGCACACTGCATCTTTTCAGTGATACGTCCGCCGTAAACACTGTATGAGTTACACACAGATGAGTCTATCAGGTTTACTTCAACCTCCATCAAAAGAGTGGAACTACTatctgcagacacacacatagagaaaGGCCAGGGTTATTAATAGATAAATCAATACATTCAAACTCAACCAAATACATTGACCtacatatacattacatacCATCCCCTTGTCTGATAACTCCGAAACCTGTGGTCCAGCACTTTTTTCCAGCAGGAAACTTCTGGTCAAacgcaggcaggcagacaggctgTATATTaccttttaacattatttacaaaacctGTCAGCGGTCAGAAGTCACTctttgatacacacacacacacacacacacacacatatatatatatatatagacagtgCTGTGTATGGTTAATAGCTAAGGCTATGATTCATGTGTTATACATGATATGAGTAGCCTACTTATGTATTCATAATtccgtgcatgtgtgtgtaaaacttACTGGCAGGTTTACTGAGTTTTAGTAAGGCTATATCATTGTTGTTTGAGGCTGGATCATAATTCTGATGTAAAATGATTTGCTTTACATTATATGGGTTGGGAAGCTGGAGCTGGGACACCAAACCAATATACACTTTCCAGTTACTAGGCAACTGTGAGCCGGTTGTTCCTCTAAGAAAGTGAGAAAAAAGCGAAGTCattcatctattcatccatccatgaTTTTTGCATATTGTTTGCTAATGTGCTCATTAAACTTAATTAGAATTACAGGCCATGATATTGTTTCCGACTTGTAGACTATAGTCATCAGATCTGTCTAATGTGATGTATACTGACTTGGGGAAGCAGTGAGCAGCAGTAATGATGAAGTCTGGAGCTACCAGAGAACCTCCACATGTGTGAGACCCTTGGAAATGCAGACTGGCCTGCCACGGCCACTGACCGTCGGCAGCTGCATTTCCTCCTATGATCCTCGATCCTGGTGGCTTTCCACACTCTACATAGAGAAAGTATAGGAGAGAAAGTAAGAGAGTGTTTAGACTTAGATAGCATTATTATGTACTGTAGCAAGAGTGTAGGGTACTCACTGCTGCACTGCAGGGACACAGTCTGCTGACCAGGACAGGATGTACTACAGTTAAAACAACACTGTTACACACGGTGGAGACCAAGAGTGTTTTCTACTTTCATATTTCTTCACACCTTTCTGCAtctactatatactatatactaaataatgataccttttttatattcattggCATGTCCACAGCAGTTTTTCACTGATTAAagttttctgaatatttaaatgaatgttaaataCAAACTTTTATTGCAGttctaaattacatttaattgtttattgtttacacTGACAATATGTATATTACAACACAATTTAGTGACAATTTGTAACAATGTTTTGCTGATTTGATGGCTATTTCATATGCCCAAATAatagttatgtttaggtttagaCCTTCGTTTAGCATTTTGTAAGGCAACAAAGTTATGTATTCAGCATTTAACCTCTTGAGctctgctgcatttttttttttttacagatttttgcatacttgaatgtaaaaatgtataaaaattgtCTAATTTTACAGAGATACGagtggaatatatatatatatatatatatatatatatatatatatatatatatatatatatatatatatatatatatataattttatattataaacataaacatttttatggaaaGATTTGAGATCGATTTGGTCCATCTCCTTCACAAGGTTTCATTTGATTCCACTTAAAGGCAgtaaacaggacaaaaaaatatttttctttatatcatttattttaaaaaagttattaatatattttattgtaggAGTCAAGGTGTGCTCTAGGAGTCTCTATGTTCCTATGTTAGAGAGATCAGGCATACAGAAATTCCAAACCTTACCATTTCTACAGTTTGGGCTAAATGGATAGAAGTGGTCTCATTTTACACAGAAAATCTTAAATTTTAACACATGGGtggaataattcataattattattgtatatatatatatatatatatatatatatatatatatatatatatatatatatatatatatatatatatattttttacaatccAACTTTATCCATCTGTATATGTAGCAAGCGTGTAGCGCGTTGGAGACACGTCAGTGTCCTAGTGTTTGGAAAGGCATAAATCGATACTCATAGGACTAGGATGGCCGACGTCTCTTTGAGAGCTGTGATTGGGAGCTTTTCCGACATATGGCACATTACGTGATGACGTAATCGTCGCCTATGCAAACGTGTCAAGGAAACAATAATCGCTAACGCACCAGTCAATTGTAACAGCAACAATTTCAACAGCAAGTTATACACATTTGTGGTTTTTACCTTGTAT
This genomic interval from Puntigrus tetrazona isolate hp1 chromosome 5, ASM1883169v1, whole genome shotgun sequence contains the following:
- the tmprss13b gene encoding transmembrane protease serine 13b isoform X2, which codes for MEHRQTESPPSYDYVMNHNTPPPSYPSLETLSATQVQPYYIPQPVHQTPAPCAQTIPAQTVRASSQRNKRYCFGGSSVTAVIVVLVVIAVWIGVRYGPSLWALTEKETPPDTCPPSSVDCDGKKDCSQGSDECRCVRFGAANELQVMTSKTKSFLPVCAQGWNKDIADQTCQQLGFRQSYEVGFLNTSSFTFQSLNSQFTSTIQASVNTSTSCPGQQTVSLQCSKCGKPPGSRIIGGNAAADGQWPWQASLHFQGSHTCGGSLVAPDFIITAAHCFPKGTTGSQLPSNWKVYIGLVSQLQLPNPYNVKQIILHQNYDPASNNNDIALLKLSKPASNIQPVCLPAFDQKFPAGKKCWTTGFGVIRQGDDSSSTLLMEVEVNLIDSSVCNSYSVYGGRITEKMQCAGDLKGGKDSCQGDSGGPLVCKVDDKWYLAGITSWGNGCGKPNNPGVYTDVGQLLMWIYGKMQQERP
- the tmprss13b gene encoding transmembrane protease serine 13b isoform X1, encoding MEHRQTESPPSYDYVMNHNTPPPSYPSLETLSATQVQPYYIPQPVHQTPAPCAQTIPAQTVRASSQRNKRYCFGGSSVTAVIVVLVVIAVWIGVRYGPSLWALTEKETPPDTCPPSSVDCDGKKDCSQGSDECRCVRFGAANELQVMTSKTKSFLPVCAQGWNKDIADQTCQQLGFRQSYEVGFLNTSSFTFQSLNSQFTSTIQASVNTSTSCPGQQTVSLQCSKCGKPPGSRIIGGNAAADGQWPWQASLHFQGSHTCGGSLVAPDFIITAAHCFPKGTTGSQLPSNWKVYIGLVSQLQLPNPYNVKQIILHQNYDPASNNNDIALLKLSKPASNIQPVCLPAFDQKFPAGKKCWTTGFGVIRQGDDSSSTLLMEVEVNLIDSSVCNSYSVYGGRITEKMQCAGDLKGGKDSCQGDSGGPLVCKVDDKWYLAGITSWGNGCGKPNNPGVYTDVGQLLMWIYGKMQLSLICHSLHHKRV